The Panicum hallii strain FIL2 chromosome 5, PHallii_v3.1, whole genome shotgun sequence genome contains the following window.
GCTCCTCAAGCTCGTCGCGCAACTTCAGCAACTCGGAGGaagaccacgccagcccctccGATCTCACGCCCCTCGACATGGCGCTGATCTCTCCCTCTCGAAACCCTAGATATgttgtggcggcggcggcggcgaatgCGAGGACGGGAGGGGAGAGCCCCTAATCTTGGTTTGAAAATGAACGGCCGTGAATGGGCCAAACCGGACCGGGCCGAGTAGGAGTTCGTTTGGTTTAATTTGGGCTCTGATTGGAGCGCCGAGGCCCATCTGATCCTCATCGCGAGTTGAGGCCGCCGCCGAGCAACTACTTCCTGATGCCGAGCTGCCTCCTTCTCGGCGTCGCGCCAcgcccaccgcccgccgctctccgcctgctcctccgccgccggatGGCCTCCTCCGAGCCCACCCGCGCTTTCCAGCTCCGCCTCAATCCGCTCACCGGCGACTCCGAGTGGCTCATCGTCGACGAGGCGGAGTCAGAGGCGCCTGCGCCGGTCCACCACAAGCAGCTCCTCGCCGCCACCTCCTACCTCGACATGCTCAACGACGCCGCCCGCAACCGCGCGTACCGCCACGCCATCGAAGCCACAGTCATGGACCCCACCTCCCGCGTCCTCGACATCGGGTGAGTCTGCCTCCGTTTACTGCTTTCGGCCCCCAAATGTTCCCAAGGAAGCTAATGCCCCAAGTATGGATCCAGAGCTGGGACTGGGTTGCTGTCCATGATGGCTGCGCGAGCTTTGGCAGctgttggaggtgaaggcagCAGGGGAAGCGTGTCGGCATGCGAGGCCTACCTTCCAATGGGAAAACTAACACGGAGGGTGCTCAGAGCCAATGCCATGGAAAACAAGGTCAAAGTCTTTCACAAGCGTTCAGATGAGCTCAGAGTTGGGGTTGAGCTTGATTCTCGAGCTGATATACTGGTAATCACTTTTTTTCCCTCTCAGCTCAACTGTCATGCCATTTTCCCTGCTCTGATAGTAGCAAAAACACAATTAAGGAAATCAATTGATTTAGCACCTCTCCGGTTTGTGCAGGTAAGTGAAATTCTTGATTCTGAGCTCTTGGGTGAGGGTCTCATACCTACTCTACAGCACGCGCATGACGAGTTATTGGTGAAAAATCCAAAGACAGTTCCGTATGGAGCTACTACATATGGAGTGGTTAGTAGCGCTTGCTGCCTTTTGAATATATCATATAAGTTCTTCCCAATAACTCCTTCCTGTTAAATCAATGTCAACATGTTGGTGTTTGGTATCCTAGTTAGTTGAGAGCACATTCTTGTGGAAGATGCATGATCTGCACAGCAGTGAAGCAAATGCTGAAGATGGCGTGCGGCTTACTCCTAGCGGGACAGAAAATATTCTTTCTGTGAAGCCACAACAACATGCGATGCAATGTGATGCACTGGCAGATGAAATACGATTGGTAGGCAGTTTTCCTTCACATGTTGCATGAAAGTGTTGTTCCAATTCCTAATTCATTTGCTTTAGCTGTCAGAACCCTTcaaagtttttgaatttgacttttggAAACGACCAGATAGTCATCATGAAACAAAGATCGAGATAAAAGCTACTGCTGATGGACATGCTCATGCTATTATTTCATGGTAAGCACAAAATCTTgttgtctctctactctcctAAAATATCTCTGATTTTTTGTCTTCTATTGCAGGTGGGTGCTTCAACTGGATTCTGCTGGATCAGTCTTTTACTCAACTGCTCCTCGATGGGTGAGACAATCGAGTGGTGTGGATTTACCACAATGTGTCCATGGTTTGTAAAACAATTGTGGTTCTCACTTTGTGTGATATTTCTTGTTCTGCATCTATTCAACAGAATTCCGTTGACTGATTCTTATACTTGGAATGCCTTGCCCAACATGTAGAGCTGGTAATCTATTGCTGCTTAGGATGTTTAACTTTCATTGGCACAAAACCAACACAGTGCTGAAATGCAGTAGGCACTATGCctgtatttttttttgaaaaaagcaCCATGTCACTATGTCTGCATGGTGGTACACTCGTATTGCATATTGTACAGATGCAATCTATCATCTTGCAGAAACGATGTGATTTCGCATATGATGTTTTTTTATTAGAGTAGACATTACACCACATCTCCTTCCTCAATTTTTGTTCGATTCTTTTATGTACAAATCTTTTTTGAAGTAGACTGTTGAATTGGCATTTTCTCCATGTGAAGCTTCCAAGACTTCACCTAGTTCATTTATCTCTCTAGAAGTGGAATTGAATAACCTGGTTGAAGGGTAATAATATAATATATTGGGGGTACTTTGAATGTTTTAAGTTTTTTTTACATCATTTTACCCCTTATTTCATTTGCTAGGCATGAACGACTGGTGTGATCATTGGAAGCAGTGTGTCTGGTTTATACAAGGGACAGGGACTCCTGCTATGAAAGATCAAACTCTTTCTTTGAGAGCTAGCCATGACCAAACTAGTATCTCATATCGCTTGAATATGAATGATCAAGTAAGCAGTAGAAGCCCCAAAAATGACCATCTAACATTGTTGCCAGAAAGGATAGCACTTTATGGTGATAAAGCTTGGAGATCAGCATTGATAGGTGCAGTTAGAAATGCGGTAAGTACCCCACGATTTACTTGGGTGTAATTATGTTCTTATCCGACTAGTTTTTTCCATGAACTTCTGCATTGTGCTATGATTGCTCGATGTAACTTCGGAAGAAATATTGGGATATCCTAGCATTCAAAAGCTCACACAACCTTCCAGTTTGTAGACTTTTTTATCGTTCAACTATTTGTAGCTATCCTATCACGTGCATCTCCTCGCCTTAACTTTATCATGTTTAACGTTTCTCTGCCCAGATGAGTGGAAAGCCTTCTCCAACCTGCATTGTGGCTGATGACAGCGTGCTCCTAGCTCTCGTAGTTTCTTCTCTGTTACCATCTTCAAAAGTTATTAGTATGTTTCCTGGTCTTAGGGACAAGGGTTTCAACTATCTTCGAGCTGTTGCGGATGCAAATAATTTATCCATGGACCGGATTAAAGTCATTGGTAAAAATGCCTCATCCCTAACTATGAATGACTTAAAGCATGAAAAGGTAAAGGCTATAAGTCCTATATTTCTCATCTCATTCAATTCCAAGATTCATATTATAGTCTCTATGAATAATGAATGACCTTTGATCCTTTATCGCTCTAGGTTAATCTAGTGGTAGGCGAACCTTTCTACCATGGAAGTGAAGGGATGCTGCCATGGCAAAATCTGCGTTTCTGGTTCGTAAGATACTTTAACTCCTATTAATCATTACCAATCAAATCAAGCTTCATTCCATATCTAATGGCTTCCAGTTGTTATTTACTTATTTTCCATTTTGGTCCATGTTTGGCTTAAGGTAGTGGTCTAAGTCCCACATGGTTAGTTATGGTTGCATATACCGACCTTGTAGAACCACCCATACCAGCCGGGTTAACTGTTTTAGGAGAAGGACAAAATTTTGAGGCTTGGTATGCACTGGATGAAGTCAGGGTGCTCCACCTTGTAGAGTTTCACTCGTCCATATTGACGAGATTTGTCGAGAAACAAATTTATTTCACCAATATGGAATTTTCCTGTCCGCATCAAAGGGCAACTTGAAGCTTTTCCATTTTATCTTAAACTATTTTTTGTGTTTTTGCGTTGTTTACTGTCAGTCTGTCACTAGTTTTAAAGAAGCATGTTTTCCTGACTCTAGGAATGAAAGAACTCTGCTTGATCCATTGATATCTGAGGATGCATTCATCATGCCTTGTAAAGGAATATTAAGGTTATGTGCCATGTCCCTTCCGGTTAGTCCATCATATATTCACCCTTTTTGTTTCTCTCAGCTCTATTATTTTCACTTGGGCAAATAATTTTTAGTTTTATTTTCTCTGATAACTGTTGTACTGTAGGACTTGTGGAGGAGCCGTTGCAGCCTTAAAGATGTTGAGGGCTTTGATCACTCGGTTGTTAATGATACTTTTGGAGCCTGTGGTGATCTGCCTGGAGAGCAACAAGGCCCTTGCCTGCCATATTACGTGTGGCAATGTGGTTATACCAAGGTGCCATCACTGCCACATTCTAACCACACAACAAATATTGTTTCACTGAAAAGCAACTGATAATCTGTCAAATTTCCAGAAATTAAGTAAAGTCTACTCTCTCATGGACTTCAACTTTTCTGAGCCTATTCATTCTTGCTTTGGCAAAACAAAGGTACAATTTCAATCTTTCTGGATAAAGTATATCATGATTGATTGTTTTGGCTGTGCTAGTTACTTAAATTTGCAAGATCTGAATACTAGCCTGAGTATTCTGGCTGAATTAGTGAGTATTGAGAAAAATGAGTGTAGGAGATTTCAGTAATTTAGATCCTGATGCACAGTCCGCTTGATGTCTTTTTGGGTGTGATTCTGCTGTTCAATGTTAGTAGTGAAACCAGGATTGATACATAATAAGAAAATCATAAAGATGCAtattgattcaacatcggttgagatggtttggacatgtccAACGGAGGCCGGTGCGTAGTGGGGTTCTAAAGCGGgtcgataatgtaaagagaggtagaggtcgACCTAAACTGACTTGGGATGAGtgggttaagagagaccttaaggagtggaatatctcCAAGGAATgcgctatggataggagcgcttggagactAGCAATCAACATGCCTAAACCATGACCTTTGTTTCTTTTTCTGTTTACCCCTAACTCTACCTTCTGTCTTGTGCCCTTTTGTGTTTCTCTTATCCTTAAACCTtttgggtttcatctctagcctaccccaacttgcttgggacaaaaggctttgttgttgctgctgcatATTGATACATAAATGACGTTCTTCACTTGTTTGGCAAGTATGGAAgcaatttttttttctgaacAAGTTAATCATACACTGCGATGCAGACTTGGCTGAAATGCATATGTAATTTTCTACTTTTCTGCCTTTTTTTCAGTCTGTGAACTCCTCCTTTCATACCACCTTGCAGATCAAGTTTGCCCATGATGGAATATGTCATGGTTTCGCAGTTTGGATTGACTGGGTACTTGAGGAGAAAAATTCGATTGTGATAAGCACCGGACCAGGTAAAGATTATGCAAAGCC
Protein-coding sequences here:
- the LOC112893952 gene encoding protein arginine N-methyltransferase 7-like isoform X1, encoding MPSCLLLGVAPRPPPAALRLLLRRRMASSEPTRAFQLRLNPLTGDSEWLIVDEAESEAPAPVHHKQLLAATSYLDMLNDAARNRAYRHAIEATVMDPTSRVLDIGAGTGLLSMMAARALAAVGGEGSRGSVSACEAYLPMGKLTRRVLRANAMENKVKVFHKRSDELRVGVELDSRADILVSEILDSELLGEGLIPTLQHAHDELLVKNPKTVPYGATTYGVLVESTFLWKMHDLHSSEANAEDGVRLTPSGTENILSVKPQQHAMQCDALADEIRLLSEPFKVFEFDFWKRPDSHHETKIEIKATADGHAHAIISWWVLQLDSAGSVFYSTAPRWVRQSSGVDLPQCVHGMNDWCDHWKQCVWFIQGTGTPAMKDQTLSLRASHDQTSISYRLNMNDQVSSRSPKNDHLTLLPERIALYGDKAWRSALIGAVRNAMSGKPSPTCIVADDSVLLALVVSSLLPSSKVISMFPGLRDKGFNYLRAVADANNLSMDRIKVIGKNASSLTMNDLKHEKVNLVVGEPFYHGSEGMLPWQNLRFWNERTLLDPLISEDAFIMPCKGILRLCAMSLPDLWRSRCSLKDVEGFDHSVVNDTFGACGDLPGEQQGPCLPYYVWQCGYTKKLSKVYSLMDFNFSEPIHSCFGKTKSVNSSFHTTLQIKFAHDGICHGFAVWIDWVLEEKNSIVISTGPESRYWKQGVQLLSRPVEVNPASSVMNVEAHFDPEEGELAFKSMFS
- the LOC112893952 gene encoding protein arginine N-methyltransferase 7-like isoform X2, with protein sequence MPSCLLLGVAPRPPPAALRLLLRRRMASSEPTRAFQLRLNPLTGDSEWLIVDEAESEAPAPVHHKQLLAATSYLDMLNDAARNRAYRHAIEATVMDPTSRVLDIGAGTGLLSMMAARALAAVGGEGSRGSVSACEAYLPMGKLTRRVLRANAMENKVKVFHKRSDELRVGVELDSRADILVSEILDSELLGEGLIPTLQHAHDELLVKNPKTVPYGATTYGVLVESTFLWKMHDLHSSEANAEDGVRLTPSGTENILSVKPQQHAMQCDALADEIRLLSEPFKVFEFDFWKRPDSHHETKIEIKATADGHAHAIISWWVLQLDSAGSVFYSTAPRWVRQSSGVDLPQCVHGMNDWCDHWKQCVWFIQGTGTPAMKDQTLSLRASHDQTSISYRLNMNDQVSSRSPKNDHLTLLPERIALYGDKAWRSALIGAVRNAMSGKPSPTCIVADDSVLLALVVSSLLPSSKVISMFPGLRDKGFNYLRAVADANNLSMDRIKVIGKNASSLTMNDLKHEKVNLVVGEPFYHGSEGMLPWQNLRFWNERTLLDPLISEDAFIMPCKGILRLCAMSLPDLWRSRCSLKDVEGFDHSVVNDTFGACGDLPGEQQGPCLPYYVWQCGYTKKLSKVYSLMDFNFSEPIHSCFGKTKIKFAHDGICHGFAVWIDWVLEEKNSIVISTGPESRYWKQGVQLLSRPVEVNPASSVMNVEAHFDPEEGELAFKSMFS